The sequence ATTTTGTTCTGTGGGGAAAAGTAACAGTaatttgggaattttttttcttttttttttttccttgaggtaGTTTTGTATTCAGACTACCAAGTGTGTCGATGCAATTTTTTACTACTCCTGAGCAATAGGAGTCTAAGCAGCCAGTGTTAGATTGGATACTAAACATAGCTGCTACAGACATACTTTATTTTTCGTTCCTCATGAGTCCGTACCAGCTTACGAGTCTATagaaatatctgtattttatcTTCTTGACATAAAGATATGGCCTGCAAGCTCCATTTTCTTGTAAATATTAGTCCCCATCAGTAGTGCACAAAGTCAGGTGAACAAGAAGGAAGTGGATGGAATGACCTGTTTTTTGAAGCAAGCTGTTAAATCAGCCTAGATGTATTGTCAGTCATAGCTTGAGCTGCTTTTCTCACCTGCCACTgatcttttgaaataaaatttaagtcATCTTGACATGGTAATGTAAGAAAGCATGTGTTTATAGGGCTTGTACCACACTTGTTCATAGACAGCGTGATGGTTTTCCCTAGTACTAAATTGCTATGGGAGAAACCcagagacaggtgaaaaaaTGAGAGGGTACTTTAATATATTTCTACatggaggaaataaaagaattacGCAAAATCAGAGTTGGTAAGTCATATCTGCGGTGTTCAAAATTTTAGGGTATCTCATATTAAATCTGTGTATAAATTCCATCTTTGATTCCTGTCTGGAGTTAAAAAAAGTGAGTTAGAAATGTTAAGAATAAATAGTCTTCAGAaatagtgtattttaaaaaaatgtttaagatTATAGTAGCCTAATGTTCCCGAGATGTTTGTTAACATTACATGTTCAtcattttcagacaaaaatacaactgaaaatggaaaagcttaCTTTGACTACTAAAGCAATCTGTGACTTGGAAACATTCCACCGTGGAGCTGGGAGTTGCACAGCACCTTTCTTTCATACATGGCCCACACCATACTTCTGTAAGTAAAATATTGATTATCTTAGCTAATTGTGTTGTGTCATTGATGTCATCTAATTtaggactgaaaaataaaccctTTTATGTGAATGTCTTGCCTTAGAGAGAGAGAGTGTATCTGTCTCCTTTATAATTGACTGATCAATAAACACATGAATGCACTACTTGGCTTAGGATTACTGCTGATGACTGCTTGCATGAATTGCCAAGCATTGTCTGACATGCAACAATTACAGCATAAAACTAAGCTTGTCAGCAGCTTACAGTGTTCAAGCTGCAACAGCCACATCCTTTGTAGAGAGAGATGTATTTGCAACTCGGTCGTGTTAAGCTGTAGGCTTAACTGACTTGACTTGTTATTtgacactgaaatgaaattcttGAATGTGAAGAACAAGCTATACCTCAGTTATTTCTTGGGCAGCCAAAGAAAAATTCCTCTGATCTCAATGTCAGTCAAGACAAGTAAAGAAATGTGTGGTTACTGTCTACTGTTAACATCAATCATTTTGGCATTCACTTGATGGCAAAAGGTGCTGCGTCCCAACTGGTATTactgcagttttaaaactgaattcaaGAGAAGCCTGTTTGCATGCAAACCAACTGCCTTCTCTGTGAAGTGAAAGTCATACCTTTGTGAAGCCCTGCTTCTTACTTCACTACCACAAGTTAGCGAGCATCTTGCGTATTAGTTTCTGCCAGCTTAAAAGGGTAAGAATGACAAAGAAAGACAGCTCCTGTCAAAGCACTTGTTGTGACTGAATCATTTAATGATGCTCTCTACTCCATGAAAGACTAAATCTTCCTGAAGGTAGTGGTAGTTCAGGCTAAGTTAGAAACACAAGATCAGTCTCTCTTTAAATATGtggctatttttttaaaagtaaaccaATTAAAGATTattacataaatacattttaacccTCCATACCAGTATTACTAACATAACTAGTAAGAATATTAGTTTTTACATTACACACTTCAGTTTTggtctgtttttttgttttactgttatttttcacTATTGGTATCACTTATTGGTGATCGTGCATTGCTAAAGTGCCCGACAGCATGTGAGGACATCCTTTAGATTAGCTAAAATCAACAGTGACTCTAAAATGTGAAGCTTTGTATTTCAAGATAGCATtaccaaattttaaaatcaaatttcagTTATTTGAAAGAATAGCTATAATTGCTAATTTTACAGTGGATCCTGAGAATCAATACCACTGCTTATTCTAGAATTAAAAGGGGATTCATGTCAAAATCAGAAGTGTATCAAATATATCCAAAAGTTGAGGAAGTTGTTTAGCATTTTATATTCTAGTGCACAAACATTATTAATGCTGTAAAAAACAAGATGTCTCAATATGGGGAATAGCTTATGTAAGGTAGCGGGTTTTTAATGATCAACATATTACAAGTATAATTTAACTTCTAGAGAATTGCTGAAATGTTCTGGTCAACATGCTTGGTTTTTCAATCCATTTCAGATGAGGTTTCTTTGAAGCTCTCTGAAATGTACAAGAAGGAACTACAACTCAAGCAAACAATTGTACAAGAAATTGCTCATTCTGCTGACCAGGATCTGATGATGGTCTATTTATCATCATGGTTATATCAGCCTTACATTGAGAACAGCAGCAAACTACTACTTGAAGCCATGCTGCTGGAAACAGGACATAGACAGTGCTAGAAATTCAAATGTTACATGGCTTGCTTCTAATGATGCTTACATGAAACTGAAATGGCAAATTGCAACTTACCAAGTGAGTTGAATTTttgtaaaacattaaaaatatttttctctatttgtatttattattttgtatcaGACGATActcctttttcttcaaaggACAATCTGGTTTTGGTTGCTTTATCCATTTTAAGTGCAATAGAGAGGCTACAGGTAGGAGGCCAAGTCCCCTATAATCAGAAAGAGGTAAGCACTACTTGGTGGTCTGGGGGGATTCAATGCACATAGGCACCTACAGCAAAGAATTTAACTGCTTTCCAAGTCTTGGCAGTCTAAAATACTTATATTGTCCGTTTCACCGTAGAAATTCAGCACTTCCTGATCTTCCATGGGCATGGCTTAACAGGGCTAGTGCTTTTGTACTTGCTTTATaaatggggaaaaggaaaggaaagcacaaaAGGCAGGATCCAAAAGGATCCACATAGTTTGGTATGTGGTTCTGAAATGCTGTCATAGACACTAGTGTAaattctggtttggttttgattatAGTGAGGTTAGGTACATCACCCTTGAAGAGTGATCCAAGCCTGAACTAGCACACTGGGAAGATTTAGTACAACTCACCATTCCACAGTCATACAATGAAAAGATCTTGTCTCTTTTAATTCAttgtaactttttcttttagagaTGTTTCATGAAAGCAACTATTGAATAAAAACAAGACCTGCTTCAGTCATGGCCTTATCCTGTATTGTTTGCTTCCTGTCATAGGGCTCAGTGAGTTTTTCCTTGGATTACTGTTTCTGATGTCAAATGGTTTTGGTTTAAAGGTGTGCCTCCTCTGTATTTTTGGTTAGCAGTTTACATGACAGGAATTGGTGGCTcaaattcttgcttttctttttcaagctgCTTTTTTGGAGAGTACAGAGTGTGTTCAGGAGAAACAGTTAATGCAAAAGCTAAATGCTGAAGTGGAATTCAGTACCCTTATTAgctttcactcctaaagatGTAATAATCACTGTAACGTGGAGAAGCTGCTCCACTTACCCCAGCCTTTAGTAACTGTTAGCTGCTATTGCAAATTATCACTTTTCAGAAGTGTACTACAATGTGGAAACTACACAGCTGTGTCATTAAACTTTTAGTTAAATCCCTAACGTGTAGCGAATGTAGGCCTTCTGCTTACTTCATTATGATTAATAATCAAAATTCCTTCCACTTACTGATTGCCTGTATGACCTGGTCCTATATAAACTGTTTATTTAGATCTCATATTTCACACAATTATGTGGTGTTTCTAAGTGTTTCATTGTTGTGCCCTGACAGATGTTTACCCTTGATTCTCCTTGAAACAACTATATGAACTGAAAGACAGTAACACGAAATGCACACTGCTATGAAATGACCATGATGGCTGTGGCTTGACACTagaaaaatctaattaaaacaGTGAGAGATTCTGGAACAGATTTCTGATAGGAAAAGTAGGGTCACTTAATTAACTAGTTTCAAGCTGAAACCCCATAAGCTTGGTAAGGGAAATACATGAGTTTTCTGCAATAACAGAACAGACAGACATGAATTGGAAAAGATTTCTCAACATGTTGTTCTGTTCAACAACGAGGTTGTTTCTGACAGCTTAATAGTGTTCTATTCTTACCCCAAATTTCTAGCAtctaaaaagaaattctgctgtCGCTCAAGGAGAACACAATCAGTTATGAATAGCtttgttgggttttatttttctgtgcaagCGTTCCACCTAGTTTAACAGCTaccttaatttttctgagtAGGGCCAGACCCTTGTCACTATGGAAACACCTTCATActtgggaaatatttttcaaggagAAAAGGTTGGTTCACTTAAAAGAACAATTCTATAAGATGAGAGTAGGTGTATTGTATTTCCCAGCATGTGCAAATCAATAGGGAAGGCAGAATTGaagcaaattttcattttctgcacagGCGGAAATTGTggtttgttcttgtttcttagAAGAAATAAGCTCTTCAGGAAGGAGTCTTCACATTCACAGACCCCCTTGCCCATTGAGTCCTGTCAGACACAAGAAGATTACTGCAAAATCATTGCAGAGATGTTTTGCCATTATAGCTCTAAGCAGTTGATTGTTGTATTTGAAGCCCTCAGATGTAGCTGTTAAGACATTGGTACAAAAGAGTGTAATAAAGAATTGCTCACTGCAATTGAAGACTGTGAAAGACCAGCAGAACCTTGCTTTGTATGGTATCTTCACTTGTAAGGTAGGCCTGTATCCTCTGACCATTACCACCTCctaaaaaaaggaggagaaaaaaaaccaaaacaaaaactacaCCATAAACCCAACCTCCAGACGGGAGCTCACTGACATATGATGACATCTTTCACAAGCACACATAAAATGCAGTGTTTCGGCTAATTAAATTAACCTTCTACTTAGgcaaccaagaaaaaaaacaaacacagcaaaaaccaaacaaaaccaaacccaactaTGTTAAAGAGATACAGTAGAGCAGACTGTTTCATCTCTAAATTGTCCTTGCTCTTGTTTAGATTAAATTTTAGTGGTTTTCCTCAGTTACAAgaccatgaaaaaaatcaatgttcaTAGTTAAGAACAGTTCTCCTGCATATTACAGGTCCATTTAGCTGATTTATCCAGTTATCTCAGTAGCCTCATGTATTTAGCAAGGAGGCAACACACCAGTTTTAAAAGGTATGTTACCAGTTTTCAGTAATGTCTGCAATAGCTCATGAACAAAATAAAGATATGGGTCATTTAAGGCTGTTCTTTTTCACGTGCTAA comes from Haliaeetus albicilla chromosome 5, bHalAlb1.1, whole genome shotgun sequence and encodes:
- the CINP gene encoding cyclin-dependent kinase 2-interacting protein isoform X2, whose translation is MAAKSPADGTPRRSVLPVSARKIKDNAADWHNLMMKWERLNDNGFTVANKIVNMKISEQFPDNKWEIACDNGATESEKPTLKYNEELDNCCVELLETLKRMTKIQLKMEKLTLTTKAICDLETFHRGAGSCTAPFFHTWPTPYFYEVSLKLSEMYKKELQLKQTIVQEIAHSADQDLMMVYLSSWLYQPYIENSSKLLLEAMLLETGHRQC
- the CINP gene encoding cyclin-dependent kinase 2-interacting protein isoform X1, which translates into the protein MMKWERLNDNGFTVANKIVNMKISEQFPDNKWEIACDNGATESEKPTLKYNEELDNCCVELLETLKRMTKIQLKMEKLTLTTKAICDLETFHRGAGSCTAPFFHTWPTPYFYEVSLKLSEMYKKELQLKQTIVQEIAHSADQDLMMVYLSSWLYQPYIENSSKLLLEAMLLETGHRQC